In the Staphylococcus sp. IVB6240 genome, one interval contains:
- the def gene encoding peptide deformylase, with the protein MAVKKILNYRTSNLRQKTEPVSQYDEKLTSLIEDLEDTMYEMGSQAIAAPQIGVNQQVALIDMGQDGLLQLINPEISSASSEMATELEGCMSVPGRYGEVERSRMIVVKSNDLNGNQVELTAYDDIARMILHEMDTLNGILFIDKMHKEVTEDELEAYLEDE; encoded by the coding sequence ATGGCAGTGAAAAAAATTTTAAATTATCGCACATCCAATTTGCGACAGAAGACTGAGCCGGTGTCTCAATATGATGAAAAATTAACTTCATTAATAGAAGATTTGGAAGATACAATGTATGAGATGGGGAGTCAGGCAATTGCGGCACCACAGATTGGTGTCAATCAACAAGTAGCACTTATTGATATGGGGCAAGATGGTTTACTACAACTGATTAACCCAGAAATTAGTTCAGCAAGTTCAGAAATGGCGACAGAGCTTGAGGGCTGCATGAGTGTACCGGGACGTTATGGTGAAGTTGAAAGAAGTCGTATGATTGTTGTGAAAAGTAATGACTTAAATGGAAATCAAGTAGAGTTGACAGCTTATGATGATATCGCACGTATGATTTTACATGAAATGGATACACTTAATGGTATTTTGTTTATTGATAAAATGCATAAAGAAGTAACGGAAGATGAATTGGAGGCGTATTTAGAGGATGAGTAA